Proteins encoded within one genomic window of Rhodobacteraceae bacterium LMO-JJ12:
- a CDS encoding LysR family transcriptional regulator, whose protein sequence is MNAQLANWDDLRVFLAVARAGSLSGAARRLGVNHSTVFRRIAGLEETLGVRLFERLATGYALTPAGEETLGIVECIEADVATLDRTVTGQDLRLSGTVRITATDMLAFWLLPDLLRQFRESYPGIEVEIVVGNETLNLSRRETDIALRIGNTPPETLVGRRVGRLDFAIYGAPDYCAAHTDTDLAQHDWIGFDSAHAPLTRQLEKLVPGLCPTVRSNSVACAVRLAKAGLGLAVLPCAIADQKRDLTRVAELPDNLGLDLWLLTHEDLRHTARIRAVLDFMTPALAESLKGGKVSDM, encoded by the coding sequence ATGAATGCACAGCTTGCGAATTGGGACGATCTGCGGGTGTTTCTGGCCGTGGCGCGCGCGGGCAGCCTCTCGGGGGCGGCACGCCGCCTTGGCGTCAACCATTCCACGGTGTTCCGCCGGATTGCCGGGCTCGAGGAAACGCTGGGGGTGCGGCTGTTCGAGCGCCTGGCGACCGGCTATGCCCTGACCCCGGCGGGCGAGGAAACCCTTGGCATCGTCGAGTGCATCGAGGCCGATGTCGCCACCCTTGACCGCACCGTCACCGGCCAGGATCTGCGCCTCAGCGGCACCGTGCGGATCACCGCGACCGACATGCTCGCCTTTTGGCTGCTGCCGGATCTCCTTCGCCAGTTTCGGGAGAGCTATCCGGGGATCGAGGTGGAAATCGTGGTGGGCAACGAGACGCTCAACCTGTCGCGGCGCGAAACCGATATCGCCCTGCGGATCGGCAACACCCCGCCCGAAACACTGGTGGGGCGGCGCGTCGGTCGTCTGGATTTCGCGATCTACGGCGCGCCGGATTATTGCGCCGCCCACACCGACACCGATCTCGCGCAGCACGACTGGATCGGGTTTGACAGCGCCCACGCGCCCCTGACCCGCCAGCTCGAAAAGCTCGTGCCCGGTCTGTGCCCGACCGTGCGCTCGAACTCGGTGGCCTGCGCCGTGCGGCTGGCCAAGGCCGGGCTTGGCCTTGCGGTGCTGCCCTGCGCCATCGCCGATCAGAAGCGCGACCTGACCCGCGTCGCCGAACTGCCTGACAACTTAGGCCTTGACCTGTGGTTGCTGACCCACGAAGACCTGCGCCACACCGCCCGCATCCGCGCCGTGCTGGATTTCATGACGCCCGCGCTGGCTGAAAGCCTGAAGGGAGGCAAGGTTTCCGACATGTGA
- a CDS encoding ATP-binding protein: protein MIRSLRQRLLVILGGSIIAAWLATAFFTYLDTRQLIDEMLDTHLVQSADLLLVLLDRLPPDDLNEAMLHQPEADADHIIAFRVHAGAGGAARETVASPGFPTDRWQSGFHDAAADSQIWRVFGTSDGEGRSVEVALRHDVKGKFADLVAVHILHPLWVAIPLLGGLIWLSVGWGLRPLRNVTSVVEWRSPDDMRPIGVDDAPDEIRPLLEALDRLFGRIAVLLERERHFATDAAHELRTPLAAIKTHAQVARLERDADNCASALVGVIEGADRGARLVEQLLVLSRLDRDAIVGVTEPVNLSDLVIECVAAIAPKAGADGIDLGAADMLSDLAVVSGNADLLRIMLRNLLDNAVRYTPRGGEVTASVETSDQTVILRITDSGPGIPPDLQDRVFDRFYRVAGSGRQGCGLGLSIVLRIAELHGGTVSFEGGTGKGTFAVIVTLQHVGPVELPT from the coding sequence ATGATCCGTTCGCTGCGCCAACGGTTGCTGGTGATTCTCGGCGGCAGCATCATTGCCGCCTGGCTGGCCACGGCATTCTTTACCTATCTCGATACAAGACAACTGATTGACGAGATGCTGGACACCCATCTTGTACAATCGGCCGATCTCCTGCTTGTTCTGCTCGACCGCCTGCCGCCGGACGATCTGAATGAAGCGATGCTGCATCAACCGGAGGCCGATGCAGATCATATAATCGCCTTCCGTGTCCATGCTGGCGCAGGCGGGGCGGCGCGCGAGACGGTGGCGTCGCCGGGTTTTCCAACGGACCGTTGGCAATCAGGGTTTCACGATGCCGCCGCCGATAGTCAGATCTGGCGCGTGTTCGGAACATCAGATGGCGAAGGGCGCTCAGTCGAGGTGGCGCTGCGCCATGATGTGAAGGGGAAGTTCGCCGACCTCGTTGCAGTTCACATCCTGCATCCGCTCTGGGTCGCAATTCCGCTGCTCGGAGGGTTGATCTGGCTGTCGGTGGGTTGGGGGCTGCGACCGTTGCGAAACGTCACCTCGGTGGTCGAATGGCGCAGCCCCGATGACATGCGGCCAATCGGTGTCGACGACGCACCCGATGAAATCCGCCCGCTTCTTGAGGCGCTTGACCGGTTGTTCGGACGGATCGCCGTGCTTCTTGAACGCGAACGCCATTTTGCCACCGATGCCGCGCATGAGTTGCGCACCCCGCTCGCCGCGATCAAGACCCATGCCCAGGTTGCCCGGTTGGAGCGGGATGCGGACAACTGCGCTTCGGCACTTGTCGGGGTGATCGAAGGTGCCGATCGGGGCGCACGCCTGGTGGAACAACTGCTTGTGCTATCGCGGTTGGATCGGGATGCGATCGTCGGTGTCACCGAGCCGGTGAACCTATCAGATTTGGTAATCGAATGCGTTGCGGCAATAGCGCCCAAGGCGGGAGCCGATGGTATCGATCTGGGGGCGGCTGACATGCTTTCCGATCTGGCGGTTGTGAGCGGGAACGCTGATCTTCTTCGCATCATGCTTCGCAATCTGCTTGATAATGCGGTTCGCTACACCCCCAGGGGCGGCGAGGTGACGGCCTCTGTTGAGACCTCCGATCAGACCGTCATTCTTCGGATCACCGACAGCGGACCCGGCATTCCCCCGGACTTGCAGGACAGGGTGTTTGACAGATTTTACCGTGTGGCGGGGAGCGGGCGGCAGGGGTGCGGCCTCGGGCTCTCGATTGTCTTGCGGATTGCCGAGTTGCACGGCGGAACCGTCAGTTTCGAGGGCGGAACAGGCAAGGGTACGTTTGCCGTCATCGTCACGCTGCAGCACGTAGGCCCCGTGGAATTGCCAACCTGA
- a CDS encoding response regulator yields MRILLVEDDTLLGKGVSTGLAQAGWAVDWVVDGLDGEAALHTNSYDAVVLDLGLPGINGLTLLRRLRVSKDPTPVLVLTARDTLADRVSGLDAGGDDYLIKPFELAELQARLRALLRRSKGAAGPLLQHGRVALDLASHAVFLDGQKVELSAREFATLQELMMNAGRVRTRSQLEDSLYGWGEEIGSNTIEVYIHNLRRKLYAELIRTIRGVGYIIAVGDR; encoded by the coding sequence ATGCGCATTCTGTTGGTCGAAGACGATACCCTTCTGGGCAAGGGCGTGTCCACAGGGCTTGCCCAAGCCGGTTGGGCGGTCGACTGGGTCGTCGACGGTCTTGATGGCGAAGCAGCGTTGCACACCAATTCCTATGACGCCGTCGTCCTCGACCTCGGATTGCCGGGCATCAACGGGCTGACATTGCTCAGGCGGCTGCGTGTATCGAAGGACCCAACCCCTGTCCTCGTCTTGACCGCCCGAGACACTCTTGCCGACCGCGTTTCCGGGCTTGATGCGGGGGGTGACGATTACCTGATCAAACCGTTCGAACTGGCCGAGCTTCAGGCGCGGCTGCGCGCCCTGCTGCGCCGCTCAAAGGGTGCGGCGGGCCCGCTTCTGCAGCATGGCAGGGTCGCGCTCGATTTGGCCAGCCATGCGGTGTTTCTGGACGGCCAAAAGGTGGAGTTGTCCGCGCGTGAATTCGCCACCTTGCAGGAACTGATGATGAATGCAGGGCGGGTGCGCACCCGCAGCCAGCTGGAAGACAGCCTTTATGGCTGGGGCGAGGAGATCGGCAGCAACACGATCGAAGTCTACATCCACAACCTGCGCCGGAAGCTTTATGCGGAACTCATTCGCACCATCCGTGGCGTCGGCTATATCATCGCGGTAGGCGACAGATGA
- a CDS encoding heavy metal translocating P-type ATPase — translation MEHDHSHAKSSIPEGAETAKDPVCGMTVALGPDTLHAEFQDETFHFCSENCHVRFKADPWFYASGRAAGQKKTAPADAQYTCPMHPEIVRDVPGDCPICGMALEPIMPSEEPSEELNDFTRRMWISSVAAVPLIILAMGEMVALPVRDWIGHQTASYLEFVLATPIVLWAALPFFKRGWESVLNRSPNMWTLISLGVAAAYLYSLVATFLPGVFPEQYRTGEAVGNYFEAAVVIVTLVFVGQVLELRARERTGDAIRALLDLAPKIARRILPDGTEYDAPLEHIMEGDRLRVRPGDAVPVDGVVIEGRSSLDESMLTGESMPVEKGPGDAVTGATINHNGSLVIEAGKVGADTVLAQIVAMVSNARRSRAPIQGLADRVSAIFVPTVVAVAIIAFAVWMIFGPEPALVFAIASAVSVLIIACPCALGLATPISITTAAGRGAQAGVLIKDAEALERMAAVDMLIVDKTGTLTMGKPKLTDTVVLGGLPQADLLSLAAALERGSEHPLAEAIVEGAEAQGAARQEATDFEAITGKGVRGKVNGRTVALGNSAMMQEMGLDTATAEAEADALRAMGKTAMFIAVDGALAGIVAVADPIKDSSAEAIKELHAQGLRIIMATGDNERTGQAVASKLGIDEVRAGVLPEAKKDLIDQLRTKGHKIAMAGDGVNDAPALAAADVGIAMGTGADVAMESAGITLLGGDLMGIVRARKLARATLRNIKQNLFFAFAYNALGVPIAAGLLYPVTGLLLSPMIAAAAMSLSSVSVITNALRLRRLDL, via the coding sequence ATGGAACATGATCATTCGCACGCAAAGTCGAGCATTCCGGAGGGAGCCGAAACGGCTAAGGACCCGGTCTGCGGCATGACAGTCGCGCTTGGGCCCGACACGCTTCACGCGGAGTTTCAGGACGAGACCTTCCATTTCTGCTCCGAGAACTGTCATGTCAGGTTCAAGGCCGATCCGTGGTTCTACGCCTCGGGGCGGGCCGCCGGGCAAAAGAAAACCGCTCCGGCCGACGCGCAGTACACCTGCCCGATGCACCCCGAGATCGTCCGCGATGTGCCGGGGGACTGCCCGATCTGCGGCATGGCGCTGGAGCCAATCATGCCCTCGGAAGAGCCCAGTGAGGAACTGAACGACTTCACCCGCCGGATGTGGATCTCGTCTGTGGCAGCGGTGCCGCTTATCATCCTGGCGATGGGTGAAATGGTCGCCCTGCCGGTGCGCGACTGGATCGGGCATCAGACGGCCAGCTATCTGGAGTTTGTGCTGGCAACGCCGATCGTGCTCTGGGCGGCCTTGCCGTTCTTCAAGCGTGGCTGGGAGTCGGTGCTGAACCGCTCGCCCAACATGTGGACCCTGATCAGCCTCGGCGTGGCGGCGGCCTATCTCTATTCGCTGGTCGCGACATTCCTGCCCGGCGTGTTTCCGGAACAATACCGGACGGGTGAAGCTGTCGGCAACTATTTCGAGGCGGCGGTGGTGATCGTGACGCTGGTCTTTGTCGGGCAGGTGTTGGAGTTGCGCGCCCGCGAACGCACCGGCGACGCGATCCGCGCATTGCTGGACCTCGCGCCCAAGATCGCGCGACGGATCCTGCCCGATGGCACCGAATATGACGCACCGCTGGAACACATCATGGAGGGCGACCGGCTGCGGGTGCGCCCCGGCGATGCCGTGCCGGTGGATGGCGTGGTGATCGAGGGGCGATCCAGCCTCGATGAAAGCATGCTGACGGGCGAGTCGATGCCGGTGGAAAAGGGGCCGGGCGATGCGGTGACCGGGGCCACAATAAACCATAACGGCAGCCTCGTGATCGAGGCGGGCAAGGTGGGTGCCGACACCGTGCTGGCGCAGATCGTAGCCATGGTGTCGAATGCGCGCCGCTCCCGTGCGCCGATTCAGGGGCTGGCTGACCGGGTCTCGGCGATCTTCGTCCCGACCGTGGTGGCGGTCGCGATTATCGCATTCGCCGTCTGGATGATCTTCGGACCGGAACCGGCACTGGTCTTTGCCATCGCCTCGGCGGTCTCGGTTCTGATCATCGCCTGCCCCTGTGCGCTTGGGTTGGCGACGCCGATCTCGATCACCACGGCGGCGGGGCGCGGGGCGCAGGCCGGGGTGTTGATCAAGGATGCCGAGGCGCTGGAGCGTATGGCAGCCGTTGATATGCTGATCGTCGACAAGACCGGGACGCTGACCATGGGCAAGCCGAAGCTGACCGATACCGTCGTGCTTGGGGGACTGCCGCAAGCCGACCTCTTGTCCCTTGCCGCTGCGCTGGAGCGTGGCTCGGAGCACCCGCTGGCCGAGGCGATTGTCGAGGGGGCTGAAGCGCAAGGTGCGGCGCGGCAGGAGGCGACGGATTTCGAGGCGATCACCGGCAAGGGCGTGCGCGGCAAGGTCAATGGGCGCACAGTGGCGCTCGGCAATAGCGCGATGATGCAAGAGATGGGGTTGGATACCGCCACAGCGGAGGCAGAGGCCGACGCCCTGCGCGCGATGGGCAAGACGGCGATGTTCATTGCGGTCGATGGTGCGCTTGCCGGCATCGTGGCGGTTGCCGACCCGATCAAGGACAGCAGCGCAGAGGCGATCAAGGAGCTACATGCACAGGGGCTGCGTATCATCATGGCGACCGGCGACAATGAACGGACGGGTCAGGCGGTAGCGAGCAAGCTCGGCATCGACGAGGTGCGCGCGGGCGTGTTGCCCGAGGCCAAGAAAGACCTGATCGACCAGTTGCGAACCAAGGGCCACAAGATCGCGATGGCGGGTGACGGGGTGAACGATGCCCCCGCGCTGGCCGCAGCCGACGTCGGCATCGCCATGGGCACCGGCGCCGACGTGGCGATGGAAAGCGCCGGCATCACCCTGCTGGGCGGCGACCTGATGGGCATCGTGCGGGCGCGCAAACTGGCGCGCGCCACGCTGCGCAACATCAAGCAGAACCTGTTCTTTGCCTTCGCCTACAATGCGCTCGGGGTGCCTATTGCGGCCGGGCTGCTATATCCCGTGACCGGGTTGCTGCTGTCGCCGATGATCGCCGCGGCGGCGATGAGCCTGTCTTCGGTGTCGGTCATCACCAACGCCCTGCGCCTGCGGCGGCTTGATCTATAG
- a CDS encoding heavy-metal-associated domain-containing protein yields MKSFHIPDMSCGHCKSTVENTIHALDPEARVEFDMQARQITLDTMVEAMIVQAALAAAGYPATAA; encoded by the coding sequence ATGAAGAGCTTCCACATCCCCGACATGAGTTGCGGCCATTGTAAGTCAACGGTCGAGAATACGATCCATGCTTTGGACCCGGAGGCGCGGGTTGAATTCGACATGCAAGCGCGTCAGATCACACTGGACACCATGGTCGAAGCGATGATCGTGCAGGCGGCTTTGGCCGCAGCTGGATACCCAGCCACAGCAGCCTGA